One window of the Ananas comosus cultivar F153 linkage group 21, ASM154086v1, whole genome shotgun sequence genome contains the following:
- the LOC109726227 gene encoding probable aldo-keto reductase 2, with protein sequence MAAAAVRRMRLGSQGLEVSAQGLGCMGMSAFYGPPKPEADMVALIRHAVRSGVTFLDTSDVYGPFTNEILLGKVHIK encoded by the coding sequence atggcggcggcggcggtgcggcgGATGCGGCTGGGGTCGCAGGGGCTGGAGGTGTCGGCGCAGGGGCTGGGTTGCATGGGCATGTCGGCGTTCTACGGGCCGCCCAAGCCGGAGGCCGACATGGTCGCCCTCATTCGCCACGCCGTCCGCTCCGGCGTCACCTTCCTCGACACCTCCGACGTCTACGGCCCCTTCACCAACGAGATCCTCCTCGGCAAGGTccacataaaataa